A single region of the Pontibacter kalidii genome encodes:
- a CDS encoding M16 family metallopeptidase, whose product MLDRTKAPDTYEIDAVSIQIAEVTHLSNGAILHIIKSETQPVIRLDFVFKAGKWFEDKKGTSDLAAKMLLEGSLNHTAKQIADKVAFYGASFDNNHGYDRTEFTLYCLAKYTSELLALVLDVLQNPAFPEEEFNLLKQRTIQSLKVQRQKNNYLATHSFTQQVYGSTHPYTFGFDEGVLEAVTKEEVEQYYRNRFITQELEVFACGAVDEPLQKQLEHEIAALQLEPSAASATTPKTGITAEDKYKLVPVADSLQSSIRIGRRFPRIDHPDYQKLLVLNEVLGGYFGSRLMRNIREDKGYTYGIHSVISPKEQDSVFYIGTDVNYAVTDNTIEEVLKEIKLLQQEEIPVDELETVKNYMLGKFLNDISTIFDQCDRYKRITLHKLSPEHYNKYVTTIRTVTAPELLELANQYYKEEELHTAVAGRKD is encoded by the coding sequence ATGCTTGATAGAACAAAAGCTCCTGACACATATGAAATAGATGCCGTTAGTATCCAGATAGCCGAGGTAACACACCTGAGCAATGGAGCCATACTGCATATTATCAAAAGCGAAACCCAGCCTGTTATCAGGCTGGATTTTGTTTTTAAGGCCGGTAAATGGTTCGAAGATAAAAAAGGTACCTCTGACCTGGCTGCGAAAATGCTGCTGGAGGGATCTCTTAACCATACGGCCAAACAAATAGCCGACAAAGTAGCTTTCTACGGAGCCTCCTTTGATAACAACCACGGTTACGACCGCACTGAATTTACCCTTTACTGCCTGGCCAAGTATACATCGGAGTTACTTGCCCTGGTGCTGGACGTGCTACAAAACCCGGCTTTTCCAGAGGAAGAGTTTAACCTGCTAAAGCAGCGCACTATCCAATCGCTGAAAGTGCAGCGGCAGAAAAACAACTACCTGGCTACCCACAGCTTTACGCAGCAAGTATACGGCAGTACCCATCCTTACACATTTGGTTTTGATGAAGGAGTACTGGAGGCAGTTACCAAGGAGGAGGTGGAACAGTACTACAGGAACAGGTTCATCACCCAGGAACTGGAAGTATTTGCCTGTGGCGCTGTTGATGAGCCACTACAGAAACAGTTGGAGCACGAAATAGCTGCGCTGCAGTTAGAGCCTTCTGCTGCTTCAGCAACTACTCCTAAAACAGGTATAACTGCTGAAGACAAGTATAAACTTGTACCTGTTGCTGATAGCCTGCAGTCATCCATACGCATCGGTAGGCGCTTCCCCAGAATAGACCATCCTGATTACCAAAAGCTCCTTGTTTTGAACGAAGTGCTCGGCGGGTACTTTGGCTCCAGGCTGATGCGCAACATCCGGGAAGACAAAGGCTATACGTATGGCATACATTCGGTCATATCACCAAAGGAGCAGGACAGTGTTTTCTACATTGGTACAGATGTTAACTATGCTGTGACAGACAACACGATAGAAGAGGTCCTAAAGGAGATAAAGCTCCTTCAACAGGAAGAGATACCAGTAGACGAACTGGAAACGGTTAAGAACTACATGCTTGGCAAGTTCCTCAACGATATTTCCACCATCTTTGACCAGTGCGACAGATATAAGCGCATCACCCTGCACAAGCTCTCCCCTGAGCACTATAATAAATATGTAACTACTATACGAACAGTCACCGCACCAGAATTATTAGAACTGGCCAATCAATATTATAAAGAAGAAGAACTACATACAGCTGTTGCTGGAAGAAAGGATTAA
- the porU gene encoding type IX secretion system sortase PorU — protein sequence MMWPKRLVYACALCLLSCLTNAAAQTTSPTSFASQSALSEGEWYKLAVTESGVYKIDKSVLQALGISPQSIDPRKIQLYGNGGGMLPQSNSAPRPDDLQENAVTVIGEEDGKFDDADFILFYAQGPHTWKYDETAKRFRHEYNVYSDTAFYFLRINHSPGARITARGQAAGASQPITSYNERLFHEQDLKNMVFSGREWYGEEFSSFQTSRTFSFPVSDVVLGAEVTLEAALMANSPTGSSFTVQLNSQTLGSQEIAGRGTQKYHPEGINSIKAYTINQQSLGSGNEYKVTLAFSPGGSSTAMGYLNYLELHYERQLKLYGEQTAFRSLQSINQPVSTFAMAGLSAGATVWDVTSPVQPVMQLHASGTFRVATDVLREFVAFQSNSITNKPIPVGRVENQNLHGLNQSGSLDFVIVTHPAFLQEAQRLATHRAQHSGMEVQVVTTRQVYNEFSSGAQDVTAIRDFMRMLYSRSSKPEGDVLYLLLFGDASYDYKNRIRNNTNFVPVYESRESLHPITSYSSEDYFGFLDEEEGEWAENAQGDHLLDIGIGRLPARTAAEAATMVSKIINYDSPSHFGSWRSRITLVADDGDYNEHQNDAEFLANYLVEHHPKNNPNKVYIDLYQQQAVADGQRVPEASTALDKAVEQGSLITNYTGHGNEVSWASEQVLTLPQISNWKNKNNLTFLLTATCEFGRYDDPGRPSGAELALLHAEGGAVGLLTTTRPVYSNGNRVLNRNFYSAAFTPINGRMPRLGDLVMLTKNNSITANASGSRGVNNRNFSLLSDPSLQLAYPDLEARITRINGQEVTADTLSALAKVTLQGQVQTSSGSLAGDFSGTLHLKVYEKPTILQTLGDEDSPKVPVQVRESILYDGKASVRQGQFEVSFVVPKDIAYQYGQGKISLYASNSTQDALGANQEVIIGGTAKEAPVDNTPPSIRLFMDDDSFVSGGITGQTTTLLARLFDESGINTAGIGIGHEITAMLDEEQHTLVVLNDYYTSEPDSYQQGEVKYTLKDLPPGPHTIRLKAWDTHNNSSEGYIEFYVSNDAHLALEHVLNYPNPFSTETTFLFDHNRAGEDLEVQVQIYNMSGKLMKTLQTTSYHSKTRVAEISWNGRDAYNDMLTPGVYIYRVTVRSLRDGAKASDFEKLVIIN from the coding sequence ATGATGTGGCCCAAGCGATTGGTTTATGCGTGTGCACTTTGTCTGCTTTCCTGCCTGACAAACGCTGCCGCACAGACCACATCCCCCACTTCTTTTGCCAGCCAATCTGCACTCAGCGAAGGCGAGTGGTATAAGCTGGCCGTCACTGAAAGCGGCGTCTACAAGATAGATAAAAGCGTGCTGCAGGCGCTCGGCATCTCTCCCCAAAGTATAGATCCCCGGAAAATTCAGCTTTACGGCAACGGCGGCGGCATGCTGCCCCAGTCCAACAGCGCCCCCCGCCCCGACGATCTGCAGGAAAACGCCGTTACCGTTATAGGCGAGGAGGACGGCAAGTTCGACGACGCAGACTTTATACTTTTCTACGCCCAGGGACCGCACACCTGGAAGTATGATGAGACAGCGAAGCGCTTCCGCCACGAGTATAATGTTTACTCCGACACCGCCTTTTATTTCCTGCGCATCAACCACAGCCCCGGCGCACGCATCACCGCCCGGGGTCAGGCAGCAGGCGCCTCGCAACCTATAACCAGCTACAACGAACGGCTTTTTCATGAGCAGGACCTGAAGAACATGGTTTTCTCGGGCCGGGAGTGGTATGGCGAAGAGTTCAGCTCTTTTCAGACGAGCCGCACATTCAGCTTTCCGGTTTCAGATGTGGTTTTAGGTGCAGAGGTAACGCTGGAGGCGGCGCTCATGGCCAACTCCCCCACCGGCAGCAGCTTCACGGTGCAGCTCAACAGCCAGACACTTGGCTCACAGGAGATAGCCGGCCGCGGCACGCAAAAGTACCACCCGGAAGGCATCAACAGCATCAAAGCTTATACTATAAACCAGCAAAGCCTTGGTAGTGGCAATGAGTACAAGGTTACGCTTGCCTTCAGCCCCGGCGGCAGTTCTACGGCTATGGGATACCTGAACTACCTGGAGCTGCACTACGAGCGCCAGCTCAAGCTTTATGGCGAACAAACCGCCTTTCGCTCCCTCCAAAGTATAAACCAACCGGTTAGCACGTTTGCCATGGCCGGCCTTTCCGCAGGCGCCACCGTGTGGGACGTGACCAGCCCTGTGCAGCCGGTGATGCAACTGCATGCCAGCGGCACCTTTCGTGTGGCTACCGATGTGCTGCGCGAGTTCGTGGCGTTTCAGAGCAACAGTATCACCAACAAGCCTATCCCCGTGGGCCGAGTAGAGAACCAGAACCTGCACGGCCTCAACCAGAGCGGCTCCCTGGACTTTGTGATCGTCACGCACCCGGCTTTCCTGCAGGAGGCGCAGCGGCTGGCCACTCACCGGGCGCAGCACAGCGGCATGGAAGTGCAGGTGGTGACCACGCGTCAAGTGTACAACGAATTCTCCTCCGGGGCGCAGGATGTAACTGCCATCCGTGATTTTATGCGCATGCTCTACAGCCGCAGCAGCAAACCGGAGGGCGACGTGCTGTACCTGCTGCTCTTCGGCGATGCCTCCTACGATTACAAGAACCGTATCCGCAACAACACCAACTTTGTGCCGGTGTACGAGTCGCGGGAGTCGCTGCACCCGATTACCAGCTATAGCTCCGAGGATTACTTTGGTTTTCTGGATGAGGAGGAAGGCGAGTGGGCGGAGAACGCCCAGGGGGATCACTTGCTGGACATCGGCATTGGCAGGCTTCCGGCCCGGACAGCAGCAGAGGCAGCCACTATGGTCAGTAAGATCATCAACTACGACAGCCCTAGCCATTTCGGCAGCTGGCGCAGCAGGATAACGCTCGTCGCCGACGATGGCGACTACAACGAGCACCAGAACGATGCGGAGTTCCTGGCCAATTACCTCGTGGAGCATCACCCAAAGAATAACCCCAACAAAGTATACATAGACCTGTACCAGCAGCAGGCCGTGGCCGATGGGCAGCGCGTGCCGGAGGCCTCCACAGCCCTGGACAAGGCCGTGGAGCAGGGCTCCCTGATCACTAACTATACCGGACACGGCAACGAGGTAAGCTGGGCCTCGGAGCAGGTGCTCACGCTGCCGCAGATCAGCAACTGGAAGAACAAAAACAATCTAACCTTCCTGCTTACCGCCACCTGCGAGTTCGGCCGCTACGACGACCCGGGGCGTCCATCGGGGGCGGAGCTGGCGCTACTGCATGCCGAAGGAGGCGCTGTAGGGCTGCTCACCACCACCCGCCCCGTCTACTCCAACGGCAATCGCGTGCTCAACCGGAACTTCTATAGTGCTGCCTTCACACCCATCAATGGGCGTATGCCCCGCCTCGGCGACCTGGTGATGCTGACCAAGAACAATAGTATAACCGCCAATGCGAGTGGCTCCAGGGGGGTGAACAACCGCAACTTCTCCCTCCTCTCCGACCCTTCCCTGCAGCTGGCTTACCCAGACCTGGAGGCCAGGATCACACGCATAAACGGCCAGGAGGTCACGGCCGACACCCTTAGCGCCTTAGCAAAAGTTACCCTGCAGGGGCAGGTGCAGACCAGCTCCGGCAGCCTGGCCGGCGACTTCTCCGGCACCCTGCACCTGAAAGTATACGAGAAGCCCACCATCCTTCAAACATTGGGAGATGAGGATAGCCCTAAAGTGCCGGTACAAGTGCGTGAAAGTATACTTTATGACGGCAAGGCCAGCGTGCGGCAGGGCCAGTTTGAGGTCAGCTTTGTGGTGCCAAAAGATATTGCCTACCAGTACGGACAGGGTAAAATCAGCCTGTATGCCAGTAACAGCACTCAGGATGCCCTGGGCGCTAACCAGGAAGTGATCATTGGTGGTACAGCAAAAGAGGCTCCCGTAGACAACACCCCCCCAAGTATAAGGCTGTTCATGGATGACGACTCCTTCGTATCAGGGGGTATCACCGGCCAAACCACCACCCTGCTGGCCCGGCTTTTCGACGAGAGCGGCATCAATACGGCAGGTATCGGTATAGGCCACGAAATCACAGCCATGCTGGACGAGGAGCAGCATACGCTGGTGGTCCTCAACGATTACTATACGTCGGAGCCGGACAGCTACCAGCAAGGCGAGGTGAAGTATACGTTAAAAGACCTGCCGCCCGGCCCGCACACCATCCGGCTCAAGGCCTGGGATACGCATAATAATTCGTCGGAAGGCTATATAGAATTCTATGTATCTAATGATGCCCATCTTGCGTTAGAGCATGTATTAAACTATCCGAATCCGTTCTCAACAGAAACAACTTTCCTTTTTGACCATAACAGGGCCGGCGAAGACCTGGAGGTACAGGTACAGATTTACAACATGTCGGGCAAGCTAATGAAGACGCTGCAGACAACCAGCTACCATAGTAAAACACGTGTAGCAGAAATCTCCTGGAATGGTCGGGATGCGTACAATGATATGCTGACACCGGGCGTTTACATCTATAGAGTAACTGTGCGGTCGCTGCGGGATGGTGCGAAAGCATCCGATTTTGAGAAACTTGTAATTATTAACTAG
- the porV gene encoding type IX secretion system outer membrane channel protein PorV yields the protein MQKNSKILKVAAFAFAFISAPAAFAQSTPPATTTGSDLNAVTTAVPILTVGPDSRSAALGDAGVAASPDANASYWNPAKLGFVQNDLSVSFSYSPWLRNIVDDMSLNYLSGYKKLNETSALSVSLMYFDLGEIQFIDAQQNPLQNYNPKEYAVAVSYGQALSENFSVGISARYIHSNLAGDVNVSGSNTESQPGNTAAVDVGVYYNRDLSQNLNLAVGANISNIGGKIAYSEDEDKSFLPTNLKVGTAIKYNLDAYNSLTLLVDANKLLVPSPGADTDQSVIGGIFSSFGDAEGGASEELKEVNLSTGVEYWYNELFAARVGYFYEHPDKGGRKYFSAGLGIRYQKFGLDAAYLIPNDQGNPLADTWRFTLALNLE from the coding sequence ATGCAGAAAAATAGTAAGATACTGAAGGTCGCCGCGTTCGCGTTCGCCTTTATTTCAGCGCCAGCGGCGTTCGCACAATCAACGCCACCTGCAACAACTACCGGCTCTGATCTGAACGCCGTCACAACTGCGGTTCCAATCCTGACCGTAGGGCCTGATTCCCGCTCGGCAGCTTTAGGCGATGCTGGTGTGGCTGCATCACCCGATGCCAACGCATCTTACTGGAACCCTGCCAAACTGGGTTTTGTGCAGAACGACCTGAGCGTTTCCTTCTCCTATTCCCCTTGGCTGCGCAACATCGTGGACGATATGTCGCTGAACTACCTGTCGGGCTACAAGAAACTAAATGAGACTTCTGCCCTCTCTGTTTCCCTGATGTACTTCGACCTGGGGGAGATCCAGTTTATAGATGCGCAGCAAAACCCGCTGCAGAACTATAACCCCAAGGAGTATGCCGTGGCCGTGTCGTATGGCCAGGCGCTAAGCGAGAACTTCAGCGTTGGTATCTCTGCCCGCTACATTCACTCCAACCTTGCCGGTGATGTAAACGTGAGCGGCAGTAATACAGAGTCTCAGCCAGGCAACACAGCCGCTGTAGATGTGGGCGTATACTATAACAGAGACCTGAGCCAGAACCTGAACCTGGCCGTGGGAGCTAACATTTCAAACATCGGTGGTAAGATCGCTTACTCCGAAGATGAAGACAAAAGCTTCCTGCCTACCAACCTGAAGGTGGGAACCGCTATAAAGTATAACCTTGATGCCTATAACTCCCTTACCCTCCTCGTGGATGCCAACAAACTGCTTGTGCCGTCGCCAGGTGCTGACACAGACCAAAGTGTGATCGGCGGTATCTTCTCCTCTTTTGGAGATGCAGAGGGTGGTGCCAGCGAAGAGCTTAAAGAAGTAAACCTTTCCACAGGAGTGGAGTACTGGTATAATGAGTTGTTCGCAGCACGCGTAGGGTATTTCTATGAGCACCCGGACAAAGGCGGCAGAAAATATTTCTCAGCTGGTTTGGGCATACGCTACCAAAAGTTTGGTCTGGATGCCGCTTACCTTATCCCGAACGATCAGGGCAACCCGCTCGCCGATACGTGGCGCTTTACACTTGCCCTTAACCTTGAATAG
- the pssA gene encoding CDP-diacylglycerol--serine O-phosphatidyltransferase, which yields MKKHIPNAITCLNLFAGCLALYFAFRGELVTTAYLVGIAAVFDFMDGMVARLIKAYSEIGKQLDSLADMVSFGVVPGTVMFILLQRAEASILGIPADILPFFGFLITIFSALRLAKFNIDTRQTTSFIGLPTPACTLFVASLPLILDTEGLLAFEIILNPVVLLSLTVILSFLLVAELPLFALKFKNFSWQDNAVRFIFLGLSVILAAVLKFAAIPLIILLYVLLSLIKKTSHTS from the coding sequence ATGAAAAAACACATCCCGAACGCCATCACCTGCCTGAACCTGTTTGCGGGTTGCCTGGCGCTATACTTTGCCTTCAGAGGAGAGTTGGTCACCACCGCCTATCTGGTGGGCATCGCCGCCGTGTTTGATTTTATGGATGGTATGGTGGCCCGCCTGATAAAGGCCTATTCCGAGATTGGCAAGCAGCTCGACTCGCTGGCCGATATGGTGTCGTTCGGCGTGGTACCGGGCACGGTGATGTTCATCCTGCTGCAGCGCGCGGAGGCATCTATTTTAGGCATTCCTGCGGATATACTGCCTTTCTTCGGCTTTTTGATCACCATTTTCTCGGCGCTGCGCCTGGCTAAGTTCAACATCGACACCCGACAGACCACCTCGTTTATCGGCCTGCCTACGCCAGCCTGTACGCTGTTTGTGGCCTCTTTGCCGCTGATACTCGATACCGAGGGCCTGCTGGCCTTTGAGATCATCCTGAACCCGGTGGTGCTGCTTTCGCTAACAGTTATACTTTCGTTCCTGCTGGTGGCCGAGCTGCCGCTGTTCGCCCTTAAGTTCAAGAACTTTAGCTGGCAGGATAACGCCGTGCGCTTTATTTTCCTGGGCTTGTCGGTTATCTTGGCGGCTGTGCTTAAATTCGCGGCCATCCCGCTGATCATTCTGCTGTACGTACTATTGTCTCTCATCAAAAAAACATCTCATACATCATGA
- the tsaB gene encoding tRNA (adenosine(37)-N6)-threonylcarbamoyltransferase complex dimerization subunit type 1 TsaB, protein MPLLLALETSTIVCSIALYKDQQLLGASELQIEKSHSSHITVMVSQLVENCGATLQELSAVAVSGGPGSYTGLRIGTSTAKGLCYSLNIPLLEVSTLYGLAAQVIAMTPNPQRYLFCPMLDARRMEVYTCLLTHELQEVEPIAPVVLEEHTFEARLKERPIIFFGSGATKYKSMVNTEANALFIEGVLPSAKTIGLLALPKYEQQAFEDVAYYEPFYLKDVYITSPSKGAK, encoded by the coding sequence ATGCCGTTGTTGCTCGCGCTCGAAACCTCTACCATTGTCTGTTCTATCGCACTATATAAAGATCAGCAGTTGCTGGGGGCTTCGGAGTTGCAGATCGAGAAATCGCATTCATCCCACATCACTGTGATGGTGTCGCAGTTGGTGGAGAACTGCGGGGCAACGCTGCAGGAGCTAAGTGCGGTGGCGGTGTCGGGAGGCCCGGGATCTTACACGGGCCTGCGCATCGGAACATCCACGGCCAAAGGGTTGTGCTACTCGCTTAATATCCCGCTCCTGGAGGTTTCTACTTTATATGGATTGGCAGCCCAGGTTATCGCCATGACGCCAAACCCGCAGCGCTACCTGTTCTGCCCGATGTTGGATGCCCGCCGCATGGAGGTTTACACTTGCCTGCTCACGCACGAGCTGCAGGAGGTGGAACCAATCGCGCCGGTGGTGCTGGAGGAGCATACGTTTGAGGCGAGGCTGAAGGAGCGGCCGATCATCTTCTTCGGAAGCGGTGCCACAAAGTATAAAAGTATGGTAAACACCGAGGCGAATGCCTTGTTTATAGAGGGAGTGCTGCCATCGGCTAAAACCATAGGCCTGCTGGCGCTGCCAAAGTATGAGCAACAGGCCTTCGAAGACGTAGCCTATTATGAACCCTTCTATCTGAAGGATGTTTATATAACGAGCCCAAGTAAAGGAGCAAAGTAA
- a CDS encoding MBL fold metallo-hydrolase — protein sequence MKVTCLTFNPFQENTYLLHDDTKECVVVDPGCYERREQEQLKKYIEDNGLKVVRLLNTHCHIDHVLGNKFVADTYNVGLEIHPEDEQVLRAVPTYASNYGFPLYAEQLPASYLKEGESITFGNTELEVLFAPGHAPGHVVFYNKADKTVIGGDVLFQGSIGRTDLPGGDFDTLIQSIKTKLFTLPDEVTVYPGHGPETSIGYEKKYNPFLR from the coding sequence ATGAAGGTTACCTGCCTTACTTTTAACCCCTTTCAGGAGAACACTTACCTGCTGCACGACGACACCAAAGAGTGCGTGGTGGTAGACCCCGGCTGCTACGAGCGGCGGGAGCAGGAGCAGCTGAAAAAGTATATCGAAGACAACGGCCTGAAGGTGGTGCGCCTGCTCAACACCCACTGCCACATCGACCACGTGCTGGGCAATAAGTTTGTGGCCGATACCTACAACGTGGGGCTGGAGATACACCCGGAAGACGAGCAGGTGCTGCGCGCCGTGCCGACCTACGCCTCCAACTACGGCTTTCCGCTGTACGCCGAGCAGTTGCCGGCTTCCTACCTGAAAGAGGGCGAAAGTATAACGTTCGGCAACACGGAGCTGGAGGTGCTCTTTGCGCCGGGCCACGCGCCGGGCCACGTGGTGTTTTACAACAAGGCCGATAAAACCGTGATCGGGGGCGATGTGCTCTTCCAAGGCAGCATTGGCCGCACCGACCTACCTGGCGGCGATTTCGACACGCTCATTCAAAGTATAAAAACAAAGCTTTTCACGCTGCCCGACGAGGTGACGGTTTACCCTGGCCACGGCCCGGAAACCAGCATCGGCTACGAGAAAAAGTATAACCCCTTTCTGCGGTAG
- a CDS encoding DUF2480 family protein — protein sequence MSEEIINRVAQSALVTLNLELLLHPGERVVYDIKDNLFQGLILREKDFRAFVKDHDWSQYAGKNVAITCSVDAIVPTWAYMLLASKLQNHANYYVFGDLEDLEQALMQEAIAKVDMEEYRDAKVVVKGCGSIPVPTYAYVEVMRKLLPVAASIMYGEPCSTVPIYKKPKNA from the coding sequence ATGTCAGAAGAAATAATAAACCGTGTGGCGCAAAGTGCGCTGGTAACCCTGAACCTGGAGCTGCTGCTGCACCCGGGCGAGCGGGTAGTATATGATATAAAAGATAACCTGTTTCAGGGACTGATCCTGCGCGAAAAAGACTTCCGTGCTTTCGTAAAAGACCATGACTGGTCGCAGTATGCCGGAAAGAACGTGGCCATTACCTGCTCAGTGGATGCCATTGTGCCCACCTGGGCCTATATGTTACTGGCATCAAAGCTACAGAACCATGCCAACTACTATGTCTTCGGAGATCTGGAAGATCTGGAGCAGGCGTTAATGCAGGAGGCGATCGCTAAAGTGGATATGGAGGAATACCGCGATGCCAAGGTTGTGGTGAAAGGCTGTGGAAGTATACCAGTACCTACCTATGCTTATGTAGAGGTAATGCGAAAGCTATTGCCGGTGGCCGCAAGTATAATGTATGGGGAGCCCTGCAGCACCGTACCAATATATAAGAAGCCTAAAAACGCATAA
- a CDS encoding NAD(P)/FAD-dependent oxidoreductase produces the protein MKYDFIVVGHGLAGAILAETLRRRDRKVLVIDEPKENSASRVAAGLLNPVAGKRFAKSWLADTFIPAADAFYDALEARYGQELFFHKPIYKIFSSIEEQNTWMAKSAGGNWGDYILATHTQSINQPGIDDPFGGIMIGRGGFLHVYAMLDLLTEDLLRQHLLLPERFDLQELQLTESGVKYKSIEADHLIFCEGYQVVHNPYFKWLPIQPTKGEVLEVQAAENFSPECIYNKAVYVVPEGAGRFIIGATYDWRNPDEKPTPQGQEELSERFRQITPQQFEVTGHWAGIRPAVRDRKPLAGTHPKYKQLSVFNGMGSKGVLMAPFLAQHFAAALAGEEELMPEIHIFRYLSLYYEYIEQLNQQP, from the coding sequence ATGAAATACGATTTTATAGTGGTGGGCCATGGCCTGGCCGGCGCCATTTTAGCCGAGACGCTGCGCCGCCGTGACCGTAAGGTGCTGGTGATCGACGAGCCCAAGGAGAACTCCGCCTCCAGGGTAGCGGCCGGTCTGCTGAACCCCGTGGCGGGCAAGCGCTTTGCCAAATCGTGGTTGGCCGATACGTTTATACCGGCTGCCGATGCTTTTTACGATGCGCTGGAGGCGCGCTACGGTCAGGAGTTATTTTTCCATAAGCCGATCTATAAGATCTTCTCCTCCATCGAAGAGCAAAACACCTGGATGGCCAAGAGCGCCGGCGGCAACTGGGGCGACTACATCCTGGCCACGCATACCCAAAGTATAAACCAGCCGGGTATCGACGATCCGTTTGGCGGCATTATGATCGGGCGGGGCGGCTTTCTGCACGTTTACGCGATGCTGGACCTGCTTACAGAAGACCTGCTGCGGCAGCACCTGCTGTTGCCGGAGCGCTTTGATCTGCAGGAGCTGCAACTGACGGAGAGCGGTGTAAAGTATAAAAGCATAGAGGCCGATCATCTGATCTTCTGCGAGGGCTACCAGGTGGTGCACAACCCCTACTTTAAGTGGCTGCCCATACAACCTACCAAAGGCGAGGTGCTGGAGGTGCAGGCAGCAGAGAATTTCAGCCCGGAATGCATCTATAACAAAGCCGTTTACGTTGTTCCGGAAGGAGCAGGCCGCTTCATTATCGGGGCCACCTACGACTGGCGAAACCCCGACGAAAAACCAACGCCACAAGGGCAGGAAGAACTGAGCGAGCGTTTCCGGCAGATCACACCACAGCAATTTGAGGTTACCGGGCACTGGGCGGGCATCCGGCCTGCTGTGCGAGACCGAAAGCCGCTGGCAGGCACGCACCCTAAGTATAAACAGTTGAGCGTGTTCAACGGAATGGGCTCCAAGGGCGTGCTGATGGCCCCTTTCCTGGCGCAGCACTTTGCTGCCGCACTGGCCGGAGAAGAAGAGCTGATGCCGGAGATACACATTTTTAGATATTTATCGTTATATTACGAGTACATAGAACAACTGAACCAGCAACCCTAA
- the purS gene encoding phosphoribosylformylglycinamidine synthase subunit PurS produces the protein MKFVAEIDVMPRPELLDPQGKAVLLGLEHLGLDQVDNVRIGKHITLNLEAETEEIAREKVEKACSKLLANLIMESYTFELKQI, from the coding sequence ATGAAATTTGTTGCTGAAATTGATGTAATGCCCCGCCCTGAGTTACTGGACCCACAAGGCAAAGCTGTACTGCTGGGCCTGGAGCACCTTGGCCTGGACCAGGTAGACAATGTGCGCATCGGCAAGCATATTACCCTGAACCTGGAGGCGGAGACAGAGGAGATTGCCCGCGAGAAGGTGGAGAAGGCCTGCAGCAAGCTGCTGGCGAACCTAATTATGGAGTCTTATACCTTCGAGCTGAAGCAAATATAG